One stretch of Streptomyces sp. 135 DNA includes these proteins:
- a CDS encoding helix-turn-helix transcriptional regulator has product MTQRRLDAGRDRDEDDVPEWVDQVMATVAAEVRRRRKELHMSAQDLADRCEEIGHPIPRNVIANMESGRRANLPLVDVIVLAEALDTYPICLLYPVGYVDRVQRLPLQHSERTWDAMRWFTGDREELGREDAMLRSFRAHIRHQRAALAALKGEKHERWKAETAPNKAEREEALLAQADYAERALEAKYRLRSARAFIREDAGTPPHLPPELADVDPPETAPNTTEENDL; this is encoded by the coding sequence ATGACACAACGCCGTTTGGATGCTGGAAGGGACAGGGACGAGGACGACGTCCCGGAGTGGGTGGACCAAGTGATGGCCACCGTGGCCGCCGAGGTCCGCAGACGAAGGAAGGAGTTGCACATGAGCGCCCAGGACCTGGCCGACCGCTGCGAGGAGATCGGCCACCCGATCCCGCGCAACGTGATCGCCAACATGGAGTCCGGCCGCCGCGCCAACCTGCCCCTGGTCGACGTCATCGTCCTCGCCGAAGCCCTGGACACCTACCCGATCTGCCTGCTCTACCCCGTCGGCTACGTCGACCGAGTCCAGCGCCTCCCCCTGCAGCACTCCGAACGGACCTGGGATGCCATGCGCTGGTTCACCGGCGACAGGGAGGAGCTCGGCAGGGAAGACGCCATGCTCCGGTCCTTCCGCGCCCACATTCGCCACCAGCGCGCCGCCCTGGCCGCCCTGAAAGGCGAGAAGCACGAGCGCTGGAAAGCGGAGACGGCACCCAACAAAGCCGAACGCGAGGAAGCCCTCCTCGCTCAAGCCGACTACGCGGAAAGGGCGTTGGAAGCCAAGTACCGGCTTCGCAGCGCCCGCGCCTTCATCCGCGAAGACGCCGGCACACCACCGCACCTGCCGCCGGAACTCGCCGATGTCGACCCACCCGAAACCGCCCCCAACACCACCGAGGAGAACGATCTTTGA
- a CDS encoding MobC family plasmid mobilization relaxosome protein encodes MAETAQHQGAPGQGVGAEGGSDEDMLHTLQCETLRRVRAADIAESVGGEPVVKSAQPTIRRFTGIKRVVRVGPLRFTGDEHTRLQETAAEHGYRGDSGFAADIVLAFITGHFTANLPLSEDRRRTHVFRAQVLRQLNRIGVNVNQIARALNSDHTPPDIRQRLTELHQLLELIAEALRRPADPETEAAA; translated from the coding sequence GTGGCGGAGACGGCCCAGCACCAGGGGGCGCCAGGCCAGGGCGTCGGGGCCGAGGGCGGCTCCGACGAGGACATGCTCCACACCCTCCAGTGCGAGACTCTGCGCCGCGTACGTGCCGCCGACATCGCCGAGAGCGTCGGCGGTGAGCCTGTCGTGAAGAGCGCGCAGCCCACGATCCGCCGTTTCACCGGCATCAAGCGCGTCGTGCGCGTCGGCCCGCTGCGCTTCACCGGCGACGAGCACACCCGCCTCCAGGAGACTGCCGCCGAGCACGGCTACAGGGGTGACTCGGGCTTCGCCGCCGACATCGTCCTCGCCTTCATCACCGGCCACTTCACCGCGAACCTGCCCCTGTCCGAGGACCGCCGCCGCACCCACGTCTTCCGCGCCCAGGTCCTGCGCCAGCTCAACCGGATCGGCGTCAACGTCAACCAGATCGCCCGCGCCCTCAACAGCGACCACACCCCACCCGACATCCGACAACGCCTGACCGAACTCCACCAGCTGCTGGAGCTGATCGCCGAAGCCCTGCGCCGGCCCGCCGACCCGGAGACGGAGGCAGCCGCGTGA
- a CDS encoding DUF2637 domain-containing protein: protein MSRRRDRPPRGDQPGQKQPAKAKLPAEQYVLRAAGIVIVALTAGAFWLSYAHLAEVAAQHGLHDSPIRRWAWPATLDAFIVAGELLMLRAGLRSVTDPWAIGITAIGSFGSIGLNVAGVTGTRDAGSVPLLDYVVAAVPPAAAMVAFGVLMRQIHELVAQPDVDHSGPDSVQVPEPSATTSVHLAEAPAIAVGRSGEVPAGRFGPAELLTEPVQAAGLSAAVSVQSPKPPATAAAGKVRGGRPPGAPLEELVEIGRAAAAEQGKLTRAVVRTAVEDKGLTVGSKRLTEVMEILRAEPDAVVETDRSGG from the coding sequence ATGTCCCGTCGCCGAGACCGCCCGCCGCGCGGCGACCAGCCCGGTCAGAAGCAACCAGCGAAGGCGAAGCTCCCCGCGGAGCAGTACGTGCTCCGCGCGGCCGGCATCGTCATCGTGGCCCTTACCGCCGGTGCGTTCTGGCTGTCCTACGCCCACCTGGCCGAGGTCGCCGCCCAGCACGGACTCCACGACTCTCCGATCCGCCGATGGGCGTGGCCCGCGACGCTGGACGCGTTCATCGTCGCGGGCGAACTCCTCATGCTCCGCGCGGGCCTGCGCAGCGTCACCGACCCGTGGGCCATCGGCATCACCGCCATCGGATCATTCGGCTCCATCGGGCTCAACGTGGCCGGGGTGACCGGCACGCGCGACGCCGGCAGCGTCCCATTGCTCGACTACGTGGTCGCCGCGGTTCCCCCGGCCGCCGCGATGGTGGCCTTCGGCGTGCTGATGCGGCAGATCCACGAACTCGTCGCACAGCCTGATGTCGACCATTCAGGCCCCGATTCGGTGCAGGTGCCGGAACCGTCGGCCACCACATCCGTCCACCTCGCCGAGGCACCGGCCATCGCGGTCGGCCGGTCCGGCGAAGTTCCGGCCGGGCGCTTCGGGCCTGCCGAGCTATTGACTGAGCCCGTCCAGGCCGCTGGGCTGTCGGCCGCTGTATCCGTCCAGTCTCCGAAACCGCCCGCCACCGCTGCGGCGGGCAAGGTGCGCGGTGGCCGTCCGCCCGGGGCGCCCCTTGAGGAACTCGTGGAGATCGGCCGGGCCGCTGCCGCTGAGCAGGGCAAGCTCACCCGGGCCGTCGTGCGGACGGCGGTTGAGGACAAAGGGCTGACGGTCGGCAGTAAGCGGCTGACCGAGGTGATGGAGATCCTCCGGGCCGAGCCCGATGCCGTTGTCGAGACCGATCGGTCCGGCGGCTGA
- a CDS encoding site-specific integrase has product MKGSTHRRCYCRDPHTGKPLGKKCPKLSSRKHGSYSIRQELPPREDGTRRSFSRAGYDSLKVAQADLDHVRALVGLADADDSEGLAQIAELLEKVADEKAPLPNIEATRRRLSHGLDLTSRLTVGEWLDMWLAGKKGRKSAISRDESNIRVHLKPRIGHYRLDRLRVAHLSEMFEAIAEANVEIAEGNAARRKAFEDLAEIPWKGREPRARRKAMKAAIAEMEPYRRIVGPATRQRVRSTLRAALNAAIAQQLITFNPAAHVELEAGKRPKALVWTEERILHWKRTGEKPSSVMVWTPEHTGLFLDHVADDRLYALFHLIAFRGLRRGEACGQKWTDTNLDAGLITVAKQLVVDGWEVYEDDPKTDAGARTIALDSDTVQALKRHRAQQDKDRKEWENAWVETGRVFTKENGEMLHPANVTRRFIELYEEIDLPPVRLHDLRHGAATLAHAAGADLKDIQEMLGHSSITITADTYTSLLPEADLAIAEAAARLVPRARATSENSAPEAEAKPDDAEHPGRESVPDDADPSGAISEINSPSAHAPLTQTAPDEESEAE; this is encoded by the coding sequence TTGAAGGGTTCCACCCACCGCCGCTGCTACTGCCGCGACCCTCACACCGGCAAGCCGCTCGGCAAGAAGTGCCCCAAGCTCTCCAGCCGCAAGCACGGCTCGTACTCCATACGCCAGGAACTCCCGCCCCGCGAGGACGGCACCCGCCGCTCCTTCAGCCGCGCCGGCTACGACTCCCTCAAGGTCGCCCAGGCCGACCTCGACCACGTGCGCGCGCTCGTCGGCCTGGCCGACGCCGACGACTCCGAGGGCCTGGCCCAGATAGCCGAGTTGCTGGAGAAGGTGGCCGACGAGAAGGCCCCGCTGCCGAACATCGAGGCGACCCGCAGGCGCCTCAGCCACGGCTTGGACCTGACGAGCAGGCTCACGGTCGGCGAGTGGCTGGACATGTGGCTGGCGGGCAAGAAGGGGCGAAAGAGCGCCATCAGCCGCGACGAGAGCAACATCCGGGTGCACCTCAAACCACGGATCGGGCATTACCGGCTCGACCGCCTCCGGGTCGCCCACCTGTCGGAGATGTTCGAGGCCATCGCCGAGGCCAACGTCGAGATCGCCGAAGGCAACGCGGCCCGCCGCAAGGCGTTCGAGGACCTCGCCGAGATCCCCTGGAAGGGCCGCGAGCCCCGAGCCCGCCGCAAGGCGATGAAGGCGGCCATCGCCGAGATGGAGCCCTACCGCCGCATCGTCGGTCCGGCCACACGCCAGCGCGTCCGCTCCACCCTGCGGGCCGCACTCAACGCCGCGATCGCCCAGCAGCTCATCACCTTCAACCCGGCCGCCCACGTCGAGTTGGAGGCGGGCAAGCGACCCAAGGCCCTCGTATGGACCGAGGAACGCATCCTCCACTGGAAGCGCACCGGCGAGAAGCCGTCGTCCGTGATGGTCTGGACGCCGGAGCACACCGGCCTCTTCCTCGACCACGTCGCGGATGACCGCCTGTACGCGCTGTTCCATCTGATCGCGTTCCGCGGTCTGCGACGGGGCGAGGCGTGCGGCCAGAAGTGGACCGACACCAACCTGGACGCCGGTCTCATCACTGTCGCCAAGCAACTCGTCGTGGACGGCTGGGAGGTGTACGAGGACGACCCCAAGACCGACGCCGGCGCGCGGACCATCGCGCTCGACTCCGACACGGTCCAGGCCCTCAAGCGGCACCGCGCCCAGCAGGACAAGGACCGTAAGGAGTGGGAGAACGCCTGGGTGGAGACCGGACGCGTCTTCACCAAGGAAAACGGCGAGATGCTCCACCCCGCCAACGTCACGCGACGGTTCATCGAGCTGTACGAGGAGATCGACCTCCCGCCGGTCCGGCTCCACGACCTCCGCCACGGTGCCGCGACCCTCGCCCACGCGGCCGGGGCCGACCTGAAGGACATCCAGGAGATGCTCGGCCACTCCTCGATCACCATCACGGCCGACACCTACACGAGCCTGCTCCCCGAAGCGGACCTGGCGATCGCCGAGGCCGCAGCCCGGCTCGTCCCGCGCGCCCGCGCCACCTCCGAAAACAGCGCCCCCGAAGCGGAGGCCAAGCCCGACGACGCGGAGCATCCCGGCCGGGAGTCCGTGCCGGATGATGCTGATCCGTCAGGAGCAATCTCGGAGATCAACTCTCCGTCCGCTCACGCACCGCTCACGCAAACGGCCCCGGACGAGGAGTCCGAGGCCGAGTAG
- a CDS encoding organic hydroperoxide resistance protein, translating into MDALYTAVATANGREGRAVSSDGQIDLPLGFPTALGGNGKGTNPEQLFAAGYAACFASAMGSIARQEKIDVSDVSVTAEVSIGKDTDGGFGLAVVMRAELPDHLQGPAGEDLLKKTHAYCPYSKATRGNIPVELVIE; encoded by the coding sequence ATGGACGCGCTGTACACCGCCGTAGCCACCGCCAACGGCCGCGAGGGCCGCGCCGTCAGCTCCGACGGCCAGATCGACCTGCCGCTCGGCTTCCCCACCGCCCTCGGCGGCAACGGCAAGGGCACCAACCCCGAGCAGCTGTTCGCCGCGGGGTACGCGGCCTGCTTCGCCAGCGCGATGGGCAGCATCGCGCGCCAGGAGAAGATCGACGTATCGGACGTCTCGGTGACCGCCGAGGTCAGCATCGGCAAGGACACCGACGGCGGCTTCGGCCTCGCGGTGGTCATGCGAGCCGAACTCCCCGACCACCTCCAGGGCCCCGCCGGCGAGGACCTCCTGAAGAAGACCCACGCCTACTGCCCCTACTCCAAGGCCACGCGCGGCAACATCCCCGTCGAGCTCGTCATCGAGTAA
- a CDS encoding relaxase/mobilization nuclease domain-containing protein, which produces MIAAIKPAGSNTRGLLAYLYGPGRHDEHLDPHIVAGFAMLGMPDPGRDENATLTELARHLDEPVRLRNGEFGKQVTDHVWHCPVRAAPEDRYLSDAEWGEIAQRIVEAAGIAPTGDDLGCRWIAVRHADDHIHILATTVREDGCRPKLHGSGVRVGDECRAIEKDYGLRQLKKGDGTGSRRPTQAEMHKAERLGWDQPSAEWLQDRIRAAIPHVTSAEEFVAYLEASGVEVQIRRGPSGDLLGYAAGRPGDVNEAGEQIYHPGSKISPDLSLPKIKARLESSRPEEHPTARRNHPSTPWHQATDALDTLHTDFAEDSHAQAHITALGELLEATAQTAPAHLQAELQVASKAFARAQRSQIRAEDRAAHVLRSAARDIVHTATGPDGSALAALVAALVWATIVAARWHEAKHHAHQADAARQAVQHLQTAADLALAPTLAGLTARPLRDEASRILAGDVRAAVPDHAERILTDPAWPALATVLADAEARGHQPHQLLREAAAQRELTTARQPARVLITRIQHTGCNPAPNRRAEAARRRSTLAASVRVRQTHDGQFPSTATTPTEQQRRQRR; this is translated from the coding sequence GTGATCGCCGCCATCAAACCGGCCGGGTCCAACACCCGCGGACTGCTCGCCTACCTCTACGGCCCAGGCCGCCACGACGAGCACCTCGATCCGCACATCGTGGCGGGGTTCGCGATGCTCGGCATGCCCGACCCTGGCCGTGACGAGAACGCCACCCTCACCGAACTCGCCCGCCACCTCGACGAGCCCGTGCGGCTGCGCAACGGCGAGTTCGGCAAACAGGTCACCGACCATGTGTGGCACTGCCCGGTCCGTGCCGCCCCCGAGGACCGTTACCTCTCCGACGCCGAGTGGGGCGAGATCGCCCAGCGCATCGTTGAAGCGGCCGGTATCGCGCCGACCGGTGATGATCTGGGCTGCCGTTGGATCGCCGTACGGCACGCGGATGACCACATCCATATCCTCGCCACCACCGTCCGCGAAGACGGCTGCCGTCCCAAACTCCACGGCAGCGGCGTGCGCGTCGGTGACGAGTGCCGCGCGATCGAGAAGGACTACGGGCTACGGCAGTTGAAGAAGGGGGACGGAACCGGAAGCCGTCGCCCGACTCAGGCGGAGATGCACAAGGCCGAACGCCTCGGCTGGGACCAGCCCAGCGCCGAGTGGCTCCAGGACCGCATCCGTGCCGCCATCCCCCATGTGACCAGCGCCGAGGAATTTGTCGCCTACCTCGAAGCCAGCGGCGTTGAGGTTCAGATCCGGCGCGGCCCGTCAGGCGACCTCCTCGGCTACGCCGCCGGCCGCCCCGGCGACGTCAACGAGGCCGGCGAGCAGATCTACCACCCCGGAAGCAAGATCTCCCCCGACCTCTCCCTGCCCAAAATCAAGGCCCGCCTCGAATCCAGCCGACCCGAAGAACACCCCACCGCCCGCCGCAACCACCCCAGCACCCCGTGGCACCAAGCCACCGACGCACTCGACACCCTCCACACCGACTTCGCCGAAGACTCCCACGCCCAAGCCCACATCACCGCCCTCGGCGAACTCCTCGAAGCCACCGCCCAGACGGCACCCGCCCATCTGCAGGCCGAACTCCAAGTCGCCTCAAAGGCGTTCGCCCGGGCCCAGCGCTCCCAGATCCGGGCCGAAGACCGCGCCGCCCACGTCCTGCGCAGCGCGGCACGCGACATCGTCCACACCGCCACCGGCCCCGACGGCAGCGCACTCGCCGCCCTGGTCGCAGCCCTCGTCTGGGCCACCATCGTCGCCGCGCGCTGGCACGAAGCAAAGCACCACGCCCACCAGGCCGACGCCGCCCGCCAGGCCGTCCAGCACCTCCAGACGGCCGCCGACCTGGCCCTCGCCCCGACGCTCGCCGGACTCACAGCCCGACCGCTCAGGGATGAAGCCAGCCGCATTCTGGCCGGCGACGTACGGGCAGCCGTCCCCGACCACGCCGAGCGCATCCTCACCGACCCAGCCTGGCCCGCGCTCGCCACCGTCCTCGCCGACGCCGAAGCCCGCGGCCACCAACCCCACCAACTCCTTCGGGAAGCCGCGGCTCAGCGCGAGTTGACCACCGCACGACAGCCCGCCCGCGTGCTCATCACCCGCATCCAGCACACCGGCTGCAACCCGGCACCCAATCGGCGAGCCGAAGCCGCCCGTCGCCGCTCCACCCTCGCAGCCTCGGTCCGCGTCCGGCAGACCCACGACGGTCAGTTTCCGTCGACTGCTACGACGCCTACCGAACAGCAGCGCCGACAGCGCCGATAG
- a CDS encoding maleylpyruvate isomerase family mycothiol-dependent enzyme, protein MTASGEWRQRAVADETAAFVALLDGADLSAPVPGCPGWTLLDLVRHTGGVQRWFCVLLRQGVQEPPRTRDVELRLPERLDAYPAWLAAGGEEAARTFGGIDPDAPMWAWGADPHARFWVRRMLYETLVHRTDAEAALGLPSVIDPATAADGVDEFLVNLPFATPFAPGVARLRGAGEVIRFRATDTGHDWYVQLRADGFGLIAAGVHQGAHQGVHQSAHEGAHASIHAPAADLLLLLYGRLDRAADAFAVAGDQRLLTHWFDSSAF, encoded by the coding sequence GTGACTGCGTCCGGTGAGTGGCGGCAGCGCGCCGTCGCCGACGAGACCGCGGCGTTCGTCGCCCTTCTCGACGGTGCCGACCTCTCCGCCCCCGTGCCCGGCTGCCCCGGGTGGACCCTCCTCGACCTGGTCCGGCACACGGGAGGCGTGCAGCGCTGGTTCTGCGTACTGCTGCGGCAGGGCGTCCAGGAGCCGCCGAGGACCCGTGACGTCGAGCTGCGCCTGCCCGAGCGCCTCGACGCGTACCCCGCGTGGCTCGCGGCCGGCGGGGAGGAAGCCGCCCGGACCTTCGGCGGGATCGACCCGGACGCTCCGATGTGGGCCTGGGGCGCCGATCCGCACGCCCGGTTCTGGGTGCGGCGCATGCTGTACGAGACGCTGGTGCACCGCACCGACGCGGAGGCCGCCCTCGGGCTGCCGTCCGTGATCGACCCGGCGACCGCCGCCGACGGCGTGGACGAGTTCCTCGTCAACCTGCCCTTCGCCACCCCCTTCGCCCCCGGCGTCGCCCGCCTCCGCGGCGCGGGTGAAGTCATTCGCTTCCGCGCCACCGACACCGGCCATGACTGGTACGTCCAGTTGCGCGCCGACGGTTTCGGGCTCATCGCTGCCGGCGTCCACCAAGGCGCCCACCAAGGCGTCCACCAGAGCGCGCACGAGGGTGCGCACGCCTCCATTCACGCCCCCGCCGCCGACCTCCTGCTACTTCTCTACGGGCGCCTCGACCGTGCCGCCGACGCCTTCGCGGTCGCCGGTGACCAGCGGCTGTTGACGCACTGGTTCGACAGCTCCGCCTTCTGA
- a CDS encoding MarR family transcriptional regulator → MENASVGATDDLTAGQDFLRLDHQVCFSLHAAARAFNGVYRTALKDLGLTYPQYLVMLVLWEDGELPVKKIGERLRLDSGTLSPLLKRLEAAGHVERRRSVADERSVSVRLTPQGTDLREKALAVPRAIAESTGLSLDEVRDLRSRLNKLTAALDGGTEDASDGGARDCVR, encoded by the coding sequence ATGGAGAACGCATCCGTTGGCGCCACTGACGACCTGACCGCCGGCCAGGACTTCCTTCGGCTCGATCACCAGGTCTGCTTCTCGCTGCACGCCGCCGCCCGCGCCTTCAACGGCGTCTACCGCACCGCCCTCAAGGACCTCGGGCTCACCTACCCCCAGTACCTCGTGATGCTCGTGCTCTGGGAGGACGGCGAGCTGCCCGTCAAGAAGATCGGCGAGCGGCTCCGGCTGGACTCCGGCACGCTCTCGCCGCTGCTCAAGCGGCTGGAGGCGGCCGGGCACGTCGAGCGGCGGCGCAGTGTCGCGGACGAGCGCTCCGTCTCCGTACGGCTGACCCCGCAGGGCACCGACCTGCGCGAGAAGGCCCTCGCCGTGCCGCGCGCCATCGCCGAGTCCACCGGGCTCTCGCTCGACGAGGTGCGCGACCTGCGCTCCCGGCTCAACAAGCTCACCGCCGCGCTCGACGGAGGGACCGAGGACGCGTCGGACGGAGGCGCACGTGACTGCGTCCGGTGA
- a CDS encoding DUF3631 domain-containing protein, with protein sequence MQPENPEPYSSPAQANWPAAAIPGRPGAHLHATQADDADPSPSSDADARSTDEAKTPSGPEEISDAEPTYGSELLDELRGQIAQFVIPPSQEALDAITLWVAATHLQPAWQHAPRLAVVGPAKRCGKSRLLDVLTETVHEPMLTINTTPAAIFRSISEDNPPTLLVDEADTIFGPKVAEKNEETRGLLNAGHQRGRYVTRVVGNDHTPHRFATFAMAAIAGIGELPDTVMDRSVVIRMRRRAEGEKVKPFRSRRDIPALHDLRDRIAAWARPLLDDAANLEPDMPVEDRAADTWEPLAIVADLAGGRWPRLARLACARMVAAEVAAEEDHPSGARILADIRRVFHAQREVDSLSTEELLHHLRQDAEAPWAEWGRGGLTARELGRMLREFEIRPGNVRMADRTQRKGYMRNKFLDAWSRYCPTVHSVDPQAARPVNHPPFTE encoded by the coding sequence GTGCAACCCGAGAACCCCGAACCCTATTCCAGCCCCGCGCAGGCCAACTGGCCCGCAGCGGCCATCCCCGGCCGACCCGGCGCCCACCTGCACGCCACGCAGGCCGACGACGCCGATCCGAGCCCCAGCAGTGATGCGGACGCCCGCAGCACCGACGAGGCGAAGACCCCGAGCGGGCCGGAGGAAATATCCGATGCGGAGCCGACGTACGGCTCCGAGCTGCTGGACGAACTGCGCGGGCAGATCGCCCAGTTCGTGATCCCGCCCTCCCAGGAGGCCCTCGACGCGATCACCTTGTGGGTGGCAGCGACGCACCTGCAGCCCGCGTGGCAGCACGCCCCGCGCCTGGCGGTGGTGGGCCCGGCGAAGAGGTGCGGCAAGTCGCGGCTGCTGGACGTGCTGACCGAGACGGTCCACGAACCGATGCTCACCATCAACACCACCCCGGCGGCCATCTTCCGGTCGATCTCCGAGGACAACCCGCCCACGCTCCTCGTGGACGAGGCGGACACCATCTTCGGCCCGAAGGTCGCGGAGAAGAACGAGGAGACGCGCGGCCTGCTCAACGCCGGCCACCAGCGAGGGCGGTACGTGACCCGGGTCGTGGGCAACGACCACACCCCGCACCGCTTCGCGACCTTCGCTATGGCGGCCATCGCGGGAATCGGCGAGCTGCCCGACACGGTCATGGACCGGTCGGTCGTGATCCGCATGCGGCGCCGGGCCGAGGGCGAGAAGGTCAAGCCCTTCCGCTCCCGCCGCGACATCCCGGCCCTGCACGATCTGCGCGACCGCATCGCCGCGTGGGCCAGGCCCCTGCTGGACGACGCCGCAAACCTGGAGCCGGACATGCCCGTCGAGGACCGCGCCGCAGACACCTGGGAACCCCTGGCCATCGTCGCCGACCTCGCCGGCGGGCGCTGGCCCCGCCTGGCGCGCCTCGCGTGCGCGCGGATGGTCGCCGCCGAAGTGGCGGCCGAGGAGGACCACCCGAGCGGAGCGCGGATCCTTGCCGACATCCGCCGGGTCTTCCACGCCCAGCGTGAGGTGGACAGTCTGTCCACCGAGGAACTCCTCCATCACCTGCGCCAGGACGCGGAGGCGCCGTGGGCGGAGTGGGGGCGGGGCGGGCTGACCGCCCGTGAACTGGGCAGGATGCTGCGCGAGTTCGAGATCAGGCCCGGCAACGTGCGCATGGCCGACCGGACCCAGCGCAAGGGCTACATGCGCAACAAGTTCCTGGATGCCTGGAGCCGGTACTGCCCCACCGTCCACTCAGTGGACCCCCAGGCGGCACGCCCGGTGAACCACCCGCCGTTCACTGAGTGA